In one Achromobacter spanius genomic region, the following are encoded:
- a CDS encoding AMP-binding protein, which yields MNAAEFFSLLRDPSRAGRLAVHTAKESWDYDALIHRVQTRADLLATHRAHVTASLMDNGADWIVHDLACLLAGVVHVPLPLFYTPEQWRQTLDAAGVNTVVASSSTQAMLHAFGFDVAESLPDSLALFRRAAPSAPSAPLPQGTAKITFTSGSTGSPKGVCLGAREMLAVAASLAAATRPLGILRHLTALPLPVLLENIAGVYSPLIEGAAITVRALSETGLQGSSRFDPAIFHAALVDAKAQSVIVLPQMLRAYTGWLRATGASAPSDLRLMAVGGAAVRADLLAAARAHGLPAYEGYGLSEACSVQTLNLPGADGPGSAGRPLPHARLRVTADGEIEVAGTHALGYLGQQAAPRQWLPTGDLGRLDEAGFLHIDGRKKNLLITGYGRNVSPEWIELRLTNQPAIAQAVVLGEGQPQLGAVIWPLGNASDEAICASIDSANAALPDYARIGPWMRARAEFGAASGMATANGRPRRAAVADRHTDLFSRKSAQPLV from the coding sequence ATGAACGCCGCCGAGTTCTTTTCCCTATTGCGGGACCCGAGCCGCGCCGGTCGCCTTGCCGTCCACACCGCCAAGGAATCATGGGACTACGACGCCCTGATTCACCGCGTGCAAACGCGGGCCGACCTGCTTGCGACACATCGCGCACACGTCACCGCGTCGTTGATGGACAACGGCGCCGACTGGATCGTCCACGACCTGGCGTGCTTGCTGGCGGGCGTGGTGCATGTGCCGCTGCCCTTGTTCTACACGCCGGAGCAGTGGCGTCAAACGCTGGACGCGGCGGGCGTGAATACCGTCGTGGCGTCCTCGTCGACGCAAGCCATGTTGCACGCCTTCGGCTTTGACGTGGCCGAGTCCTTGCCGGACTCGTTGGCGCTGTTCCGGCGCGCCGCGCCCTCCGCGCCCTCCGCGCCACTGCCGCAAGGCACCGCGAAGATCACATTCACGTCTGGCTCCACCGGCAGCCCCAAGGGGGTGTGCCTGGGCGCCCGGGAAATGCTGGCCGTCGCCGCCAGTCTGGCGGCGGCGACAAGGCCGCTAGGCATCCTCCGCCACCTGACTGCGTTGCCGCTTCCCGTGCTGTTGGAAAACATTGCCGGCGTCTATTCGCCCCTGATCGAGGGCGCGGCGATTACCGTGCGCGCATTGAGCGAAACCGGGCTGCAGGGTTCATCCCGCTTTGATCCCGCCATCTTTCATGCGGCGCTTGTCGATGCCAAGGCGCAAAGCGTCATCGTCCTGCCGCAGATGCTGCGTGCGTATACCGGCTGGCTGCGGGCAACAGGTGCCAGCGCGCCTTCCGACCTTCGCTTGATGGCGGTAGGCGGCGCGGCGGTGCGCGCGGACTTGCTGGCCGCCGCCCGCGCGCACGGACTGCCCGCCTACGAAGGCTACGGCCTGTCCGAAGCCTGCTCGGTGCAAACCTTGAATTTGCCCGGCGCCGATGGTCCGGGTTCGGCGGGCCGCCCCTTGCCGCATGCCCGTCTGCGCGTGACCGCCGACGGTGAAATCGAGGTGGCCGGCACGCATGCGCTGGGCTACCTGGGCCAGCAGGCCGCGCCACGGCAGTGGCTGCCTACTGGCGATCTGGGGCGGCTGGACGAAGCGGGGTTCCTGCACATTGATGGACGCAAGAAAAATCTGCTGATCACGGGCTACGGGCGCAACGTGTCGCCGGAATGGATAGAGCTGCGGCTGACGAACCAGCCCGCTATCGCCCAGGCCGTGGTGCTGGGTGAAGGCCAGCCTCAGTTGGGCGCCGTGATCTGGCCGCTGGGCAATGCCAGCGACGAGGCCATTTGCGCCAGCATCGATAGCGCCAACGCCGCGCTTCCCGACTACGCACGGATCGGCCCCTGGATGCGCGCGCGGGCCGAGTTCGGCGCCGCAAGCGGCATGGCCACCGCCAACGGTCGTCCGCGCCGCGCGGCGGTGGCGGACCGGCATACCGACCTGTTTTCGCGGAAATCCGCACAACCTCTGGTGTAA
- a CDS encoding TenA family transcriptional regulator, translating to MTFFDKLLAQTRESRESLVATPIIQDCLRGNVALPAYIAFLREAYHHVSHTVPLMHAARARMPARLAWMLAPIDEYIEEEIGHDAWILNDLRALGQDADEVRQAGPGPQTEVMVAYAYDTIARKNPMGFFGMVHVLEGTSVALALNAADQIQQNLALPASAFSYLRSHGTLDQEHTAHFAELMNRLDDAGDQAAVIHAANMFYALYGAIFRALPRPQMQTEAA from the coding sequence ATGACTTTTTTCGACAAACTGCTTGCTCAGACCCGTGAAAGCCGGGAATCGCTGGTGGCGACTCCGATCATCCAGGATTGCCTGCGCGGCAACGTCGCCTTGCCCGCCTACATCGCGTTCCTGCGTGAGGCCTACCACCACGTCAGCCATACCGTGCCGCTGATGCATGCGGCCCGTGCCCGCATGCCGGCCCGACTGGCCTGGATGCTGGCGCCCATCGACGAGTACATCGAAGAGGAAATCGGGCACGATGCCTGGATCCTGAACGATCTGCGGGCGCTGGGCCAAGATGCCGACGAGGTCCGCCAGGCCGGGCCTGGCCCACAGACCGAGGTAATGGTGGCCTATGCCTATGACACCATTGCCCGCAAGAACCCGATGGGCTTTTTCGGGATGGTTCATGTGCTGGAAGGGACCAGCGTCGCCCTGGCGTTGAACGCGGCCGATCAGATTCAGCAGAATCTGGCGCTTCCGGCATCCGCCTTCAGCTATTTGCGCTCGCATGGCACGCTGGACCAGGAACACACCGCGCACTTTGCCGAACTGATGAATCGCCTGGACGATGCCGGCGACCAGGCCGCGGTGATTCATGCCGCCAATATGTTCTACGCGCTTTACGGTGCAATTTTCCGTGCACTGCCACGTCCGCAGATGCAAACGGAGGCCGCATGA
- a CDS encoding SDR family oxidoreductase, translated as MSPRDASIVLTGAAGGLGSAIARQLYAEGARLLLIGRTAGPLLALAQSLNAGAQHRTRVDALVVDVTTDHGRAAIIDAAEARSANVLINNAALAAFGPAQDVQSDDARRVMETNVVAPMMLTAGMLPLLRSRPRAQVLNIGSTLGSLGVPGFSVYGASKAALRLYTESLRRELADSSVRVQYYAPRAIETPFNSLQVQAFNQATGSASDTPEAVAACVSRMLQSRSRQRFAGGVEAIAARLNGLCPEWLDGVFAKHRRALMSLKFPSGASS; from the coding sequence ATGAGCCCGCGCGATGCCTCCATCGTGTTGACCGGCGCGGCAGGGGGGCTGGGCAGCGCGATTGCTCGGCAACTGTACGCCGAAGGCGCGCGTCTGCTTTTGATCGGGCGCACGGCGGGGCCGCTGCTGGCGTTGGCGCAATCGTTGAATGCCGGCGCGCAGCACCGCACGCGCGTCGACGCCTTGGTGGTGGACGTGACGACGGATCACGGTCGTGCAGCGATCATCGACGCCGCCGAGGCCCGAAGTGCAAATGTGCTGATCAACAACGCGGCGCTCGCGGCGTTTGGGCCCGCGCAGGACGTGCAGAGCGACGACGCCCGTCGCGTGATGGAAACCAATGTCGTGGCGCCCATGATGCTGACGGCGGGGATGCTGCCGCTATTGCGTAGCCGTCCGCGCGCGCAGGTGTTGAACATCGGGTCTACGTTGGGCAGCCTGGGGGTGCCCGGGTTCTCGGTCTACGGCGCCAGCAAGGCCGCGCTTCGCCTCTATACCGAGTCGTTGCGGCGCGAACTCGCCGACTCAAGCGTCCGGGTGCAGTACTACGCACCGAGAGCGATTGAAACGCCTTTCAATTCGCTTCAGGTCCAGGCATTCAACCAAGCGACCGGCTCCGCCAGTGATACGCCAGAGGCGGTCGCGGCCTGTGTGTCGCGCATGCTGCAAAGCCGATCGCGTCAACGTTTCGCGGGCGGCGTCGAAGCGATCGCCGCGCGTCTGAACGGCTTGTGTCCCGAGTGGCTGGACGGTGTATTCGCCAAACACCGCCGCGCGCTCATGTCCTTGAAATTTCCTTCAGGAGCCTCTTCATGA
- a CDS encoding GNAT family N-acetyltransferase, which translates to MALSLHAFSEIPTEDWLGLLNHPDVIRHMPLATGDWTEQSVADWAKGKDAQWLTNGYGPWAMRIDGRFAGWGGFQKEGDEADFALVLLPAYWGQGAMIFRHVMSRRHELGIGPVSILLPPSRPRLKGLTRLGFEFVGELAYEGQRFLKFQAVG; encoded by the coding sequence ATGGCCCTATCGCTGCACGCTTTTTCCGAGATCCCGACAGAAGACTGGCTAGGCCTGCTGAACCATCCCGACGTAATCCGCCACATGCCGCTTGCGACTGGCGATTGGACCGAGCAATCCGTCGCCGACTGGGCCAAGGGAAAAGACGCACAGTGGCTGACGAACGGGTATGGGCCATGGGCCATGCGGATTGATGGCAGGTTTGCAGGCTGGGGCGGCTTTCAGAAGGAAGGGGACGAGGCCGACTTTGCCTTGGTGCTGCTGCCCGCCTACTGGGGGCAGGGCGCGATGATCTTTCGCCACGTCATGAGCCGCCGCCATGAACTTGGCATCGGCCCGGTAAGCATCCTGCTGCCGCCGAGTCGGCCCCGACTGAAAGGTCTGACGAGGCTAGGCTTCGAATTCGTGGGCGAGCTGGCTTACGAAGGCCAACGCTTTTTGAAGTTTCAAGCTGTCGGGTAA
- a CDS encoding TonB-dependent siderophore receptor — translation MRRVILSACLLNTAVPVVLANDIGEAKPIELDAVSVYGDAERADGPVIGYRATRSLSATRTDTALHEVPQSITVVPRDVVEDTGATRLEQVLDYAGGVGRANNFGGQGLTTVTVRGFTTGEYYRNGFPMNRGYPNAPDSYTLERLEVIRGPNTSLYGRGDPGGTFNVVTKQPEAESRVTVGTQFDTQGMRRATLDTTGALNEDGSLTYRVNALAEGGDSFRDDVSTERYGIAPVISWQPSAATRITLEAELMRNNHPLDRGLTRYPNQAGRASRDTNVWETGTDNKLHNDNNLVQLRFEHALNDNWKLGGGAQWLDGTLKGNAVEANALQADGRTLGRNFNYRKLDWTDRDVQLNLTGNFSTGGLRHTLLTGVEVEDYDYQSIIQRSAAGANAYPIDLFDPVLGQPRPALTRTTTHDKENLKTWAAFVQDQVALTERFKVLAGLRFEHFEHTYRDRLPTGTSWRTTDSAITPRLGVIYDLTDTLAVYANTARSYKPNTGADRQGNGFDPEEGKSFEVGAKWELLDQQLSVDLAAYQIDKTNVLTVDPADSTYRVAAGKVRSRGFDLNVAGNITREWRVIGGYSFVDAKVTQDNTLPTGTRLANIPRNTFSLLNMYEFHEGPARGLGLGVGVRYVDDRAGQTTATSYNMGAYVAVDLFSFYQVNKNLRVSLDVTNLFNRNYDEGAFNTYVYPGAPRTAQLGISYTY, via the coding sequence ATGCGGCGCGTCATCCTCTCGGCTTGTCTACTGAACACGGCAGTTCCCGTGGTGCTGGCCAATGACATCGGCGAGGCCAAGCCCATCGAGCTGGACGCGGTCAGCGTGTATGGCGATGCCGAGCGCGCCGATGGTCCGGTGATCGGCTATCGCGCCACCCGCTCCCTGAGCGCCACGCGCACCGACACCGCCCTGCATGAGGTGCCGCAATCCATCACCGTCGTGCCGCGCGACGTGGTCGAAGACACCGGCGCCACGCGCCTGGAACAAGTGCTGGACTACGCGGGCGGCGTCGGCCGCGCCAACAACTTTGGCGGGCAGGGGCTGACCACGGTGACCGTGCGCGGTTTCACCACCGGCGAGTATTACCGCAACGGCTTTCCCATGAATCGCGGCTATCCCAACGCGCCCGATTCCTACACGCTGGAACGCCTTGAAGTGATCCGTGGGCCCAACACCAGCTTGTATGGCCGGGGCGACCCTGGCGGCACGTTCAACGTGGTCACCAAGCAGCCCGAGGCTGAATCGCGCGTGACCGTGGGCACGCAGTTCGATACGCAAGGCATGCGCCGCGCCACCCTCGACACCACGGGCGCGCTGAACGAGGACGGCAGCCTGACCTACCGCGTCAACGCGCTGGCCGAAGGCGGCGACAGCTTCCGTGACGACGTCAGCACCGAACGCTATGGCATTGCGCCCGTGATCAGTTGGCAGCCCAGCGCCGCCACCCGCATCACGCTGGAAGCCGAGCTGATGCGCAACAACCATCCGCTGGACCGTGGCCTGACCCGCTACCCCAACCAGGCCGGACGCGCCTCGCGCGACACCAACGTGTGGGAAACCGGTACCGACAACAAACTGCACAACGACAACAACCTGGTGCAACTGCGCTTTGAACACGCGCTGAACGACAACTGGAAGCTGGGCGGCGGTGCGCAGTGGCTGGATGGAACCTTGAAGGGCAACGCGGTCGAAGCCAACGCGTTGCAAGCCGACGGCCGCACGCTGGGCCGCAACTTCAATTACCGCAAGCTGGACTGGACCGACCGCGACGTACAACTGAACCTGACCGGCAACTTCAGCACCGGCGGGCTGCGCCACACCTTGCTGACCGGGGTGGAGGTTGAAGACTACGACTACCAGTCGATCATCCAGCGTTCGGCCGCGGGCGCCAACGCCTACCCGATCGACCTCTTCGACCCAGTGCTGGGCCAACCGCGCCCTGCCCTGACCCGCACCACCACGCACGACAAGGAAAACCTCAAGACCTGGGCCGCCTTCGTGCAGGATCAGGTGGCGCTGACCGAGCGCTTCAAGGTGCTGGCCGGCTTGCGCTTCGAGCACTTCGAACACACCTACCGCGACCGGCTTCCCACAGGCACAAGCTGGCGCACCACGGATTCGGCCATCACGCCGCGTCTGGGCGTGATCTACGACCTGACCGACACGCTGGCCGTCTACGCCAACACGGCGCGCTCGTACAAGCCGAACACCGGCGCGGACCGCCAGGGCAACGGCTTTGACCCTGAAGAAGGCAAGTCTTTTGAGGTGGGCGCCAAATGGGAATTGCTGGACCAACAGTTAAGCGTTGACCTGGCGGCCTACCAGATCGACAAGACCAACGTACTGACCGTAGACCCCGCTGACTCCACCTACCGGGTGGCGGCGGGCAAGGTGCGCAGCCGGGGCTTCGACCTGAACGTGGCGGGCAACATCACGCGCGAATGGCGCGTGATCGGCGGCTACTCGTTCGTGGACGCCAAGGTGACGCAGGACAACACGCTACCCACGGGTACGCGCCTGGCCAACATCCCGCGCAACACGTTCAGCCTGCTGAACATGTATGAGTTCCACGAAGGCCCCGCGCGCGGCCTGGGCCTGGGGGTGGGCGTGCGCTATGTGGACGACCGCGCCGGCCAGACCACGGCAACGTCGTACAACATGGGCGCCTACGTGGCGGTCGATCTTTTCAGTTTCTATCAGGTCAACAAAAACCTGCGCGTGAGCCTGGACGTGACGAATCTGTTCAATCGCAATTACGACGAAGGCGCGTTCAACACCTACGTGTATCCGGGCGCGCCGCGTACCGCGCAACTGGGGATCAGCTATACCTATTGA
- a CDS encoding LysR substrate-binding domain-containing protein, producing MTYPLQALRTFVEVGQRGSIKAAAQALHVTPGAVSQQIRLLEDRLGVVLLERERLGMRLTAAGASFHPKVQNAFLQIDLAVHALEAAKGGKSLTVSTVAAFAASWLVPRLGRFKQLHPDIEVRVEATSELVDLRRDRVDVALRHGLGDYPGLDVRPLMAPVLMPVASPTFMQNQQAVIREARDCLNYPLLHDSDRADWPLWLKAHGVDDDARVERGSAFEDDFLLIRAAEADQGLALVPEAYAQDEIAAGRLVQVLDKPWPARFAYYAVTRPGAAERAQVRAFLDWIGEEAAS from the coding sequence ATGACCTATCCCTTGCAAGCGCTACGCACCTTTGTGGAAGTGGGACAGCGCGGCAGCATCAAGGCCGCGGCACAGGCGCTGCATGTCACGCCTGGCGCGGTAAGCCAACAAATTCGGTTGCTTGAAGACCGCCTGGGCGTTGTATTGCTGGAGCGCGAGCGCCTTGGCATGCGCCTGACCGCTGCGGGCGCAAGCTTTCATCCCAAGGTACAGAATGCGTTCCTTCAAATTGACCTGGCCGTGCATGCCTTGGAAGCGGCCAAGGGCGGCAAGAGTCTGACGGTCAGTACAGTGGCCGCGTTTGCGGCGTCTTGGCTGGTGCCCAGGCTGGGGCGCTTCAAGCAATTGCACCCTGATATCGAAGTCCGCGTGGAAGCCACGTCTGAGCTGGTTGACCTGCGCCGTGATCGCGTGGACGTGGCCTTGCGCCATGGGCTGGGCGACTATCCCGGGCTGGATGTCAGGCCGCTGATGGCGCCCGTCTTGATGCCGGTGGCTTCGCCCACCTTTATGCAGAACCAGCAGGCCGTGATCCGTGAAGCCCGCGATTGCCTGAACTATCCCCTGCTGCACGACTCCGACCGCGCGGACTGGCCGCTTTGGTTGAAGGCGCACGGGGTCGATGACGACGCGCGCGTGGAACGCGGTAGCGCATTCGAGGATGACTTCTTGCTGATCCGCGCGGCGGAAGCGGACCAGGGTTTGGCGCTGGTGCCTGAAGCCTATGCACAAGATGAAATCGCGGCGGGCCGGCTAGTACAGGTGCTGGACAAGCCGTGGCCCGCGCGATTCGCGTATTACGCGGTGACACGGCCAGGGGCTGCGGAACGCGCGCAAGTGCGTGCGTTCCTGGACTGGATAGGTGAAGAGGCTGCGTCCTAG
- a CDS encoding glutathione S-transferase family protein, which translates to MLHLYSDSSPNGFKASIALEELALPYRLHHVRIDEGENRQPDFLALNPHGRIPVLTDSETGVVLFESAAILLYLAGKTGKLLPPDPLARWEAIKWLQFHASSVGPMLGQRVHFELFAPEPIPSAIDRYRRLTEEAFAVLDRVLADRAYLAGDDYSIADIAHFGWTHIARIIHFDFSRHRHLSAWHERVADRPAVRKGITLPAPATGA; encoded by the coding sequence ATGTTGCATCTTTATTCCGACAGCTCGCCCAATGGCTTCAAGGCAAGCATTGCACTTGAAGAGCTTGCCTTGCCGTATCGCCTGCACCACGTGCGCATCGATGAAGGCGAAAATCGCCAGCCAGACTTTCTTGCGCTGAACCCGCATGGCCGGATCCCCGTGCTGACGGACAGCGAGACGGGCGTGGTGCTTTTTGAGTCCGCGGCGATTCTGCTGTACCTGGCCGGCAAAACGGGCAAGCTGCTGCCCCCGGACCCGCTTGCCCGCTGGGAAGCTATCAAGTGGTTGCAGTTCCATGCCTCCAGCGTGGGGCCGATGCTGGGCCAGCGCGTGCATTTCGAGCTCTTTGCGCCGGAACCCATCCCCAGCGCCATCGACCGATATCGACGTCTGACGGAAGAGGCGTTCGCGGTGCTGGATCGCGTGCTGGCGGATCGCGCTTATCTGGCTGGCGACGACTACTCCATCGCGGACATCGCCCATTTCGGCTGGACACACATCGCGCGAATCATCCATTTCGACTTCAGCCGGCACCGTCACTTGAGCGCATGGCATGAGCGCGTGGCGGATCGACCCGCCGTCCGCAAGGGCATCACGTTGCCGGCACCGGCAACCGGCGCGTGA
- a CDS encoding LLM class oxidoreductase, with protein sequence MFAPDKLTVGIFLPLRNYAGDMKVLAGQADLVSQIDRQGFAAVWVRDVPLFDPSFGDAGQVFDPFTYLAYLAARTKHVALATGSAVISLRHPIDLAKAATTIDQLSGGRLVMGVASGDRPIEFPAYGLEHGDRAERFAHALSYMRQLMQAGLLAIDSPLGRFKGAEFLPKPVAGAIPMMVTGSSGQSLAWIAEHADGWLTYPNATHTPTGPQHLAEKIRAWRDLIPGGAFRPHMTNEWIDLVDDPDHPRTPLHGGYVLRTGRKGLMALLEAWQAAGVNHAALGIQFSQRPASEVLEELAADVLPHFPSHGAVPPCRPWNF encoded by the coding sequence ATGTTCGCGCCGGATAAATTGACCGTCGGCATCTTCCTGCCACTGCGCAACTACGCGGGCGACATGAAGGTGCTTGCCGGCCAGGCCGACCTGGTCAGCCAGATCGACAGGCAGGGCTTCGCCGCCGTGTGGGTCCGTGACGTGCCCCTGTTCGATCCGTCCTTTGGGGATGCCGGACAGGTGTTCGACCCTTTCACCTATCTGGCCTACCTGGCCGCGCGAACGAAGCATGTGGCGCTGGCGACGGGCAGTGCCGTTATCTCTTTGCGGCATCCCATCGATCTGGCCAAAGCCGCCACAACGATTGATCAGTTGTCTGGCGGCCGCCTGGTGATGGGCGTGGCGTCTGGTGACAGGCCGATTGAATTCCCGGCTTATGGGCTGGAACACGGGGATCGGGCAGAGCGTTTCGCCCACGCGCTCAGCTACATGCGTCAGCTTATGCAGGCCGGGCTGTTGGCCATCGATTCCCCGCTGGGGCGCTTCAAGGGCGCCGAGTTCCTGCCCAAGCCCGTCGCGGGTGCGATTCCGATGATGGTGACGGGCTCGTCCGGCCAGTCGCTCGCGTGGATTGCCGAGCACGCGGACGGTTGGCTGACGTACCCAAACGCAACCCATACGCCCACAGGCCCTCAGCATCTGGCCGAAAAAATCCGTGCCTGGCGGGACCTTATTCCTGGTGGTGCATTCCGTCCGCACATGACCAACGAATGGATAGATCTGGTGGACGACCCCGACCATCCGCGCACGCCGTTGCACGGCGGTTATGTCCTGCGCACGGGGCGCAAGGGCCTGATGGCGCTGCTGGAAGCGTGGCAGGCGGCGGGCGTGAACCACGCCGCCCTGGGGATACAGTTTTCGCAGCGCCCGGCATCCGAGGTGTTGGAGGAACTGGCCGCCGATGTGCTGCCGCATTTTCCCTCGCACGGGGCGGTGCCGCCATGTCGTCCTTGGAATTTCTGA